A genomic region of Homo sapiens chromosome 4, GRCh38.p14 Primary Assembly contains the following coding sequences:
- the CLGN gene encoding calmegin precursor produces MHFQAFWLCLGLLFISINAEFMDDDVETEDFEENSEEIDVNESELSSEIKYKTPQPIGEVYFAETFDSGRLAGWVLSKAKKDDMDEEISIYDGRWEIEELKENQVPGDRGLVLKSRAKHHAISAVLAKPFIFADKPLIVQYEVNFQDGIDCGGAYIKLLADTDDLILENFYDKTSYIIMFGPDKCGEDYKLHFIFRHKHPKTGVFEEKHAKPPDVDLKKFFTDRKTHLYTLVMNPDDTFEVLVDQTVVNKGSLLEDVVPPIKPPKEIEDPNDKKPEEWDERAKIPDPSAVKPEDWDESEPAQIEDSSVVKPAGWLDDEPKFIPDPNAEKPDDWNEDTDGEWEAPQILNPACRIGCGEWKPPMIDNPKYKGVWRPPLVDNPNYQGIWSPRKIPNPDYFEDDHPFLLTSFSALGLELWSMTSDIYFDNFIICSEKEVADHWAADGWRWKIMIANANKPGVLKQLMAAAEGHPWLWLIYLVTAGVPIALITSFCWPRKVKKKHKDTEYKKTDICIPQTKGVLEQEEKEEKAALEKPMDLEEEKKQNDGEMLEKEEESEPEEKSEEEIEIIEGQEESNQSNKSGSEDEMKEADESTGSGDGPIKSVRKRRVRKD; encoded by the exons ATGCATTTCCAAGCCTTTTGGCTATGTTTGGGTCTTCTGTTCATCTCAATTAATGCAGAATTTATGGATGATGATGTTGAGACGGAAGACTTTgaagaaaattcagaagaaattGATGTTAATGAAAGTGAACTTTCCTCAGAG ATTAAATATAAGACACCTCAACCTATAGGAGAAGTATATTTTGCAGAAACTTTTGATAGTGGAAGGTTGGCTGG ATGGGTCTtatcaaaagcaaagaaagatgaCATGGATGAGGAAATTTCAATATACgatg gaAGATGGGAAATTGAAGAGTTGAAAGAAAACCAGGTACCTGGTGACAGAGGACTGGTATTAAAATCTAGAGCAAAGCATCATGCAATATCTGCTGTATTAGCAAAACCATTCATTTTTGCTGATAAACCCTTGATAGTTCA ATATGAAGTAAATTTTCAAGATGGTATTGATTGTGGAGGTGCATACATTAAACTCCTAGCAGACACTGATGATTTGATTCTg GAAAACTTTTATGATAAAACATCCTATATCATTATGTTTGGACCAGATAAATGTGGAGAAGATTATAAACTTCATTTTATCTTCAGACATAAACATCCCAAAACTGGAGTTTTCGAAGAGAAACATGCCAAACCTCCAGATGTAGACCTTAAAAAGTTCTTTACAGACAGGAAGACTCATCTTTATACCCTTG TGATGAATCCAGATGACACATTTGAGGTGTTAGTTGATCAAACAGTTGTAAACAAAGGAAGCCTCCTAGAGGATGTGGTTCCTCCTATCAAACCTCCCAAAGAAATTGAAGATCCCAATGATAAAAAACCTGAGGAATGGGATGAAAGAGCAAAAATTCCTGATCCTTCTGCCGTCAAACCAGAAGACTG GGATGAAAGTGAACCTGCCCAAATAGAAGATTCAAGTGTTGTTAAACCTGCTGGCTGGCTTGATGATGAACCAAAATTTATCCCTGATCCTAATGCTGAAAAACCTGATGACTG GAATGAAGACACGGATGGAGAATGGGAGGCACCTCAGATTCTTAATCCAGCATGTCGGATTGGGTGTGGTGAGTGGAAACCTCCCATGATAGATAACCCAAAATACAAAGGAGTATGGAGACCTCCACTGGTCGATAATCCTAACTATCAG GGAATCTGGAGTCCTCGAAAAATTCCTAATCCAGATTATTTCGAAGATGATCATCCATTTCTTCTGACTTCTTTCAGTGCTCTTGGTTTAGAGCTTTGGTCTATGACCTCTGATATCTactttgataattttattatctgttCGGAAAAGGAAGTAGCAGATCACTGGGCTGCAGATGGTTGGAGATGGAAAATAATGATAGCAAATGCTAATAAG CCTGGTGTATTAAAACAGTTAATGGCAGCTGCTGAAGGGCACCCATGGCTTTGGTTGATTTATCTTGTGACAGCAGGAGTGCCAATAGCATTAATTACTTCATTTTGTTGGCCAAGAAAAGTAAAG AAAAAACATAAAGATACAGAGTATAAAAAAACCGACATATGTATACCACAAACAAAAGGAGTACTAgagcaagaagaaaaggaagagaaagcagcCCTGGAAAAACCAATGGAcctggaagaggaaaaaaagcaaaatgatggTGAAATGCTTGAAAAAG AAGAGGAAAGTGAACCTGAGGAAAAGAGtgaagaagaaattgaaatcataGAAGGGCAAGAAGAAAGTAATCAATCAAATAAGTCTGGGTCAGAGGATGAG atgAAAGAAGCAGATGAGAGCACAGGATCTGGAGATGGGCCGATAAAGTCAGTACGCAAAAGAAGAGTACGAAAGGACTAA